In the Daphnia pulicaria isolate SC F1-1A chromosome 2, SC_F0-13Bv2, whole genome shotgun sequence genome, one interval contains:
- the LOC124326351 gene encoding protein Star-like yields MRFACPNRMPAVPSFFLAFSAVFMFALYYYSNAAAKWQNLSIVFTYQPYNLMEETFGENWAKEPADKYLAPSYCTIEYANTNQLQQDHPCVIRLIRESYLRQPAPKNVPYNMNHSETIDPSDGQSKEILRLLHNQTNGFFIECGGFDGEFLSNTLYMERSLDWSGLLIEADKKVFTQLISRNRKAFTSPACLSTKPFPMEVVYNGTAKTLGAIIEEKDVKQPQSQHKDTENIYKMQCFPLYSILLAIGRTDVDYFGLDVEGAEYKILKTIPWHKVNMKTVTAEWNHVTEGEPGLTRLMESNKFTKTGLISNYYTREVVYIQNSFNIYREK; encoded by the exons ATGCGTTTCGCGTGTCCTAATCGAATGCCCGCTGTCCCTTCATTTTTTCTGGCCTTCTCCGCCGTGTTTATGTTTGCGCTTTATTATTACAGCAACGCCGCA GCGAAATGGCAGAACCTTTCTATTGTTTTTACATATCAACCGTACAACTTGATGGAAGAAACTTTCGGTGAAAACTGGGCCAAAGAACCAGCagataaatatttagcgccGTCTTATTGCACCATAG AGTATGCCAACACAAATCAGCTACAGCAGGATCATCCCTGTGTGATCCGTTTGATTCGCGAGAGTTACCTGCGCCAACCTGCACCGAAAAACGTGCCCTATAACATGAATCATTCTGAAACGATCGATCCCTCCGACGGGCAATCTAAAGAGATTTTGCGACTCCTGCACAATCAA ACTAATGGTTTTTTCATCGAATGCGGTGGATTCGACGGTGAATTTCTTTCCAACACCTTGTACATGGAGCGCTCACTTGATTGGAGCGGATTGCTGATTGAAGCCGACAAGAAAGTGTTCACTCAGCTGATATCTCGCAATCGCAAAGCGTTCACCTCGCCCGCTTGCCTCAGTACCAAACCGTTTCCCATGGAA GTGGTCTACAATGGTACCGCCAAAACGTTGGGCGCCATTATCGAGGAGAAAGATGTTAAACAACCGCAAAGCCAGCATAAAGACACTGAAAACATTTACAAAATGCAGTGTTTCCCGCTTTACTCCATTCTACTTGCAATTGGTAGGACCGACGTCGACTATTTTGGACTTGACGTTGAAGGAGCTGAATAtaaaatcttgaaaaccattcCTTGGCACAAAGTCAACATGAAG ACGGTGACTGCGGAGTGGAATCACGTCACCGAAGGCGAACCGGGCTTGACTCGTTTGATGGAGAGCAACAAATTTACCAAAACTGGTCTGATTTCGAATTATTATACCCGCGAAGTTGTCTACATTCAAAATTCATTCAATATTtatagagagaaataa
- the LOC124326228 gene encoding alpha-(1,3)-fucosyltransferase C-like produces the protein MEMFNVNRRAIASFIALVFLFIEWTLFDGHHVRPRLPNHSTLQPALSNQQQQPQQLYHLIDNYSKDQLPLPLANQDDEPPAFKRILFWNTFKKEKNYGVGLGRDALRQWGCPVWRCETSDNRTDVQNYDAIVFHLRTWNQKDLPKRRSPHQRYVFFSLESPAWAAYRVARMANFFNWTMTYRWDSDMIHPYGYIAPTGNVPLHPTPNQMKFYLSKPTRVNYAKGKTKMAAWFVSNCQAVVSSRNEMIKKLQKYMTIDVYGNCGNMTCPKKRDKSFESSDECRDMVADNYKFYFALENSLCRHYVTEKFFENMRRPILSVVFGLHDDHEKLAPPHSFINGAKFKSMKALADYLILLDKNDTLYNEYFWWKPHFQVRDSQRDKNLGLCHLCAALHDPTRPRKIYADLTDWWETKSKCVFSPAIL, from the exons ATGGAAATGTTCAACGTCAATCGTCGTGCAATCGCTTCGTTCATCGCCTTGGTTTTCCTTTTCATCGAGTGGACATTGTTTGACGGCCATCACGTCAGACCGAGACTGCCAAACCACTCGACGTTGCAACCAGCACTCTCGaatcaacagcaacagccCCAGCAACTCTATCACCTGATTGACAATTATTCAAAGGATCAACTGCCATTGCCGTTGGCCAATCAAGACGATGAACCGCCAGCATTCAAAAGGATCCTCTTCTGGAATACG ttcaaaaaagaaaagaattacgGGGTGGGGCTCGGCCGGGACGCCTTGCGCCAATGGGGCTGTCCCGTTTGGCGGTGCGAAACGTCAGACAACCGGACCGACGTCCAGAATTACGACGCCATCGTCTTTCATCTTCGCACGTGGAATCAAAAAGATTTGCCGAAGCGTCGCTCGCCTCACCAGCGCTACGTTTTCTTTAGCCTCGAGTCGCCGGCCTGGGCCGCCTACAGAGTCGCCCGTATGGCCAATTTCTTCAACTGGACCATGACGTACCGATGGGACTCGGACATGATCCACCCTTACGGCTACATTGCGCCAACGGGAAACGTCCCCCTTCATCCCACTCCAAATCAGATGAAATTCTACCTGTCCAAACCCACAAGAGTCAATTACGCCAAAGGGAAGACCAAAATGGCCGCCTGGTTCGTGTCCAACTGCCAAGCAGTCGTCAGCAGCCGAAACGAAATGATCAAAAAGCTGCAAAAGTACATGACAATCGACGTGTACGGCAACTGCGGGAACATGACGTGCCCAAAGAAACGTGACAAATCGTTCGAGTCGAGCGACGAGTGCCGGGACATGGTGGCCGACAATTACAAATTCTATTTCGCCCTGGAGAATTCCCTCTGCCGCCATTACGTCACCGAAAA ATTTTTCGAGAACATGCGCCGCCCGATCCTGTCCGTCGTTTTCGGCCTCCACGACGATCACGAAAAACTGGCACCGCCGCATTCCTTCATCAacggcgccaaattcaaatcaatgaaAGCCCTGGCCGATTATCTGATCCTCCTGGACAAGAACGACACGCTGTACAACGAGTACTTTTGGTGGAAGCCTCACTTTCAGGTGCGGGACAGCCAACGGGACAAGAACCTGGGCTTGTGCCACCTGTGCGCCGCCCTGCACGACCCCACTCGCCCGCGCAAAATCTACGCCGATTTAACCGACTGGTGGGAAACCAAATCCAAGTGCGTTTTCTCGCCCGCCATCTTGTGA